The following proteins are encoded in a genomic region of Alosa alosa isolate M-15738 ecotype Scorff River chromosome 10, AALO_Geno_1.1, whole genome shotgun sequence:
- the LOC125302225 gene encoding bactericidal permeability-increasing protein-like isoform X1: MVTLGRMSPWCLLALLALVPFTLSANAGVKVKLTQKGLEYARQIGMATLQQKLKTIKVPDLSGTEKVAPIGKVKYSLTGMQITNLGLPKSEMGMVPGTGVSLAIGNAFISLHGNWRVRYLHFIKDSGSFDLAVNALTITTNIALKSDETGRPAVSTVSCTSNVGSATIKFHGGASWLYNLFSAYIDKALRSALQKQICPLVTDAIAELNPQLKTLNVLARVDKYAEIEYSMVASPIVSKSFVDFSLKGEFYNIGKHKEPPFSPPVFGLPPQVNNMLYIGVSAFTANSAAFVYHNAGAFNIFITDDMIPPSSPIRLNTRTFGAFIPQLAKQYPGMMMKLLVKTTKQPNISFQLNNVTLLASGTLTAYAILPNTTLAPLFILNMEASVSAHIYVTGVKLAGSVSLNRMDMALGASYVGPFQVRSLDNIFLMVLKVAVLPKINAHLQQGYPLPAIGKMNLVNTQLQVLKDFMLIGTDVQFRG; encoded by the exons ATG GTGACTCTGGGCAGGATGTCCCCCTGGTGTCTGCTGGCACTACTGGCCCTGGTGCCCTTCACTCTGAGTGCAAATGCAGGGGTCAAGGTCAAACTCACACAGAAGGGGCTGGAGTATG CTCGGCAAATTGGGATGGCAACACTGCAGCAGAAGTTAAAGACCATCAAGGTCCCTGACCTGAGTGGAACAGAGAAGGTGGCTCCCATTGGCAAGGTCAAATACAGCCTTACAGG AATGCAGATCACAAATCTGGGACTACCCAAGTCAGAGATGGGGATGGTTCCAGGCACGGGGGTCAGTCTCGCCATTGGGAACGCCTTCATTAGCCTCCATGGAAACTGGAGGGTGcgatatttacatttcat CAAGGACAGTGGATCCTTTGACCTGGCAGTGAACGCGCTCACTATCACCACCAACATTGCCCTGAAGAGCGACGAGACCGGCCGCCCCGCGGTCAGTACCGTTAGCTGCACCTCCAACGTCGGCAGTGCCACCATCAAGTTCCACGGCGGAGCTAG CTGGTTGTATAACCTCTTCAGTGCCTACATCGACAAGGCCCTGCGCAGCGCCCTACAGAAGCAg ATCTGCCCCCTAGTGACCGATGCCATAGCAGAACTGAATCCCCAACTGAAGACTTTAAATG TTCTGGCACGGGTGGACAAGTATGCCGAAATTGAATATTCAATGGTTGCATCTCCCATCGTCTCCAAGTCCTTTGTGGACTTCAGCCTAAAG GGCGAGTTTTACAACATCGGCAAGCACAAGGAGCCTCCATTCTCCCCGCCAGTATTCGGTCTACCTCCGCAGGTCAACAACATGCTCTACATCGGCGTCTCGGCATTCACCGCCAACTCCGCAGCCTTTGTCTACCACAACGCAGGAGCCTTTAACATCTTCATCACTGATGACATG ATCCCCCCCAGTTCTCCCATCAGGCTCAACACCAGGACATTTGGAGCGTTCATCCCACAG TTAGCAAAGCAGTACCCTGGCATGATGATGAAGCTATTGGTGAAGACAACCAAGCAGCCGAATATCAGCTTCCAGCTCAACAACGTCACACTGCTGGCCTCGGGCACCTTGACGGCCTACGCCATCCTGCCCAACACCACTCTCGCCCCGCTCTTCATTCTCAACATG GAAGCCAGCGTCAGCGCCCACATCTACGTGACCGGCGTGAAACTAGCCGGCTCGGTCAGCCTCAACAG AATGGATATGGCACTGGGGGCCAGTTACGTGGGTCCTTTTCAG GTGAGATCGCTCGATAACATTTTCCTGATGGTGTTGAAGGTTGCCGTGCTCCCTAAAATCAATG ctCATCTGCAGCAAGGCTACCCTCTCCCTGCAATCGGAAAGATGAATCTTGTGAACACTCAGCTGCAGGTCTTGAAG GACTTCATGCTGATTGGAACAGATGTTCAGTTCAGAGGATGA
- the LOC125302225 gene encoding bactericidal permeability-increasing protein-like isoform X2 — MVTLGRMSPWCLLALLALVPFTLSANAGVKVKLTQKGLEYARQIGMATLQQKLKTIKVPDLSGTEKVAPIGKVKYSLTGMQITNLGLPKSEMGMVPGTGVSLAIGNAFISLHGNWRVRYLHFIKDSGSFDLAVNALTITTNIALKSDETGRPAVSTVSCTSNVGSATIKFHGGASAYIDKALRSALQKQICPLVTDAIAELNPQLKTLNVLARVDKYAEIEYSMVASPIVSKSFVDFSLKGEFYNIGKHKEPPFSPPVFGLPPQVNNMLYIGVSAFTANSAAFVYHNAGAFNIFITDDMIPPSSPIRLNTRTFGAFIPQLAKQYPGMMMKLLVKTTKQPNISFQLNNVTLLASGTLTAYAILPNTTLAPLFILNMEASVSAHIYVTGVKLAGSVSLNRMDMALGASYVGPFQVRSLDNIFLMVLKVAVLPKINAHLQQGYPLPAIGKMNLVNTQLQVLKDFMLIGTDVQFRG; from the exons ATG GTGACTCTGGGCAGGATGTCCCCCTGGTGTCTGCTGGCACTACTGGCCCTGGTGCCCTTCACTCTGAGTGCAAATGCAGGGGTCAAGGTCAAACTCACACAGAAGGGGCTGGAGTATG CTCGGCAAATTGGGATGGCAACACTGCAGCAGAAGTTAAAGACCATCAAGGTCCCTGACCTGAGTGGAACAGAGAAGGTGGCTCCCATTGGCAAGGTCAAATACAGCCTTACAGG AATGCAGATCACAAATCTGGGACTACCCAAGTCAGAGATGGGGATGGTTCCAGGCACGGGGGTCAGTCTCGCCATTGGGAACGCCTTCATTAGCCTCCATGGAAACTGGAGGGTGcgatatttacatttcat CAAGGACAGTGGATCCTTTGACCTGGCAGTGAACGCGCTCACTATCACCACCAACATTGCCCTGAAGAGCGACGAGACCGGCCGCCCCGCGGTCAGTACCGTTAGCTGCACCTCCAACGTCGGCAGTGCCACCATCAAGTTCCACGGCGGAGCTAG TGCCTACATCGACAAGGCCCTGCGCAGCGCCCTACAGAAGCAg ATCTGCCCCCTAGTGACCGATGCCATAGCAGAACTGAATCCCCAACTGAAGACTTTAAATG TTCTGGCACGGGTGGACAAGTATGCCGAAATTGAATATTCAATGGTTGCATCTCCCATCGTCTCCAAGTCCTTTGTGGACTTCAGCCTAAAG GGCGAGTTTTACAACATCGGCAAGCACAAGGAGCCTCCATTCTCCCCGCCAGTATTCGGTCTACCTCCGCAGGTCAACAACATGCTCTACATCGGCGTCTCGGCATTCACCGCCAACTCCGCAGCCTTTGTCTACCACAACGCAGGAGCCTTTAACATCTTCATCACTGATGACATG ATCCCCCCCAGTTCTCCCATCAGGCTCAACACCAGGACATTTGGAGCGTTCATCCCACAG TTAGCAAAGCAGTACCCTGGCATGATGATGAAGCTATTGGTGAAGACAACCAAGCAGCCGAATATCAGCTTCCAGCTCAACAACGTCACACTGCTGGCCTCGGGCACCTTGACGGCCTACGCCATCCTGCCCAACACCACTCTCGCCCCGCTCTTCATTCTCAACATG GAAGCCAGCGTCAGCGCCCACATCTACGTGACCGGCGTGAAACTAGCCGGCTCGGTCAGCCTCAACAG AATGGATATGGCACTGGGGGCCAGTTACGTGGGTCCTTTTCAG GTGAGATCGCTCGATAACATTTTCCTGATGGTGTTGAAGGTTGCCGTGCTCCCTAAAATCAATG ctCATCTGCAGCAAGGCTACCCTCTCCCTGCAATCGGAAAGATGAATCTTGTGAACACTCAGCTGCAGGTCTTGAAG GACTTCATGCTGATTGGAACAGATGTTCAGTTCAGAGGATGA